In a single window of the Chloroflexi bacterium ADurb.Bin180 genome:
- a CDS encoding Adenosine monophosphate-protein transferase SoFic: METESFRHSPPGHTVQTPAGFSAFVPNPLPPDVPWTTRLVTALSDGDRALGELAGFGRTLPNPHLLIRPFVRREAVLSSRIEGTRASLGDLYAFEAQQPALFEPAGDVREVHNYVRALEYGLERLKNLPMSLRLIRELHAILMEGVRGQGQTPGEFRRSQNWIGPPGSTAQDATYVPPPVAEMNQALGSLEAFLHERRDLPALVRLGLIHYQFEAIHPFLGGNGRVGRLLLALLLCAWELLPQPLLYLSAYFEQRRNTYYELLLKVSQHGAWEEWLVYFLQGVSFQARDAMVRVGRLQRLQEEYRGLLTGPRVPARLLEAVDLLFAQPVLTTRQAEAALGVNFATAQRYIDQLLRLGLIREVTGQARNRVYRAEGVLQAIEGSLSTGA, from the coding sequence ATGGAAACAGAGTCCTTTCGCCACAGTCCGCCCGGCCATACGGTTCAGACTCCTGCGGGATTCTCGGCCTTTGTGCCCAACCCGCTCCCGCCAGACGTCCCTTGGACCACGCGGCTGGTGACCGCCCTTTCGGATGGTGACCGGGCGCTCGGAGAGCTGGCCGGATTCGGCCGCACGCTGCCCAATCCCCACCTGCTGATCAGGCCCTTTGTGCGCCGTGAAGCGGTGCTCTCGTCACGCATCGAGGGCACCAGGGCGTCGCTGGGGGACCTCTATGCCTTTGAAGCGCAGCAGCCAGCGCTGTTCGAGCCAGCCGGCGATGTCCGTGAAGTGCACAACTATGTCCGTGCCCTCGAGTATGGCCTCGAGCGGCTGAAGAACCTGCCGATGAGCCTCCGGCTGATTCGGGAGCTCCATGCCATCTTGATGGAGGGAGTGCGTGGGCAGGGCCAGACTCCTGGCGAGTTCCGCCGCAGTCAGAACTGGATCGGCCCGCCCGGGTCGACAGCGCAAGACGCCACCTACGTTCCCCCGCCAGTCGCCGAGATGAACCAGGCATTGGGTTCGCTAGAAGCTTTCCTGCACGAAAGGCGCGACCTGCCGGCGCTGGTGCGACTGGGCCTGATTCACTACCAGTTCGAGGCCATCCATCCCTTCCTGGGTGGGAACGGACGGGTGGGCCGGCTGCTGCTGGCGCTGCTCCTGTGCGCATGGGAACTGCTGCCTCAGCCGCTACTGTACTTGAGCGCCTACTTTGAACAGCGTCGCAATACCTACTACGAGTTGCTGCTCAAGGTCAGTCAGCACGGAGCCTGGGAGGAATGGCTGGTCTACTTTCTGCAGGGAGTGTCTTTTCAGGCACGCGACGCGATGGTCAGGGTTGGACGGCTGCAGAGGCTGCAGGAGGAGTACCGGGGTTTGCTCACCGGTCCGCGCGTGCCAGCTCGACTGCTGGAAGCGGTAGATCTGCTGTTCGCGCAGCCGGTACTAACGACACGCCAGGCGGAGGCGGCCCTCGGGGTCAACTTTGCCACGGCACAGCGCTACATCGACCAGCTGCTCAGGCTGGGGCTGATCCGGGAAGTCACCGGACAGGCCCGCAACCGGGTCTATCGCGCCGAAGGCGTGCTGCAGGCCATCGAAGGGTCGCTCTCCACCGGAGCCTGA
- the fda gene encoding Fructose-bisphosphate aldolase class 1 has product MDVKSLSVVARALVAPGKGILAADESLGTIGKRFAKLQIPSTEENRRAYRNLLFTTPGVEAYISGVILFDETIRQAADDGTPFARLLADKGIIPGIKVDTGAKDLAGFPGEKVTEGLDGLRERLAEYYQLGARFAKWRAVITIGPGIPTSTCIKANAHALARYAALCQEANLVPIVEPEVLMDGAHDLARCEAVTLNTLNTLYRALHAHRIALEGTLLKPNMVLSGNDCPVQAGVAEVAAATVRTLRATVPAAVPGIVFLSGGQTAVRATEHLNAMNQMGPHPWELSFSYGRALQDPPLNTWKGVAANVPAAQKAFFQRSKLNGAARYGKYSATMESAA; this is encoded by the coding sequence ATGGACGTCAAGTCTCTGTCTGTCGTCGCTCGCGCTCTGGTCGCGCCGGGCAAGGGCATCCTCGCCGCCGACGAGAGCTTGGGCACCATCGGCAAGCGGTTCGCCAAGCTGCAGATCCCCTCAACCGAAGAGAACCGCCGCGCCTACCGCAACCTGCTCTTTACCACTCCCGGAGTCGAGGCTTACATCAGCGGGGTGATCCTCTTTGACGAGACCATTCGCCAGGCCGCCGACGATGGCACTCCCTTTGCCAGGCTGCTGGCCGACAAGGGCATCATCCCCGGCATCAAGGTGGATACGGGCGCCAAAGACCTGGCCGGGTTTCCCGGCGAAAAGGTCACCGAAGGGCTGGATGGCCTGCGTGAGCGCCTGGCCGAGTACTATCAGCTCGGGGCGCGCTTTGCCAAGTGGCGCGCGGTGATTACCATCGGCCCTGGCATTCCCACTTCAACCTGCATCAAGGCCAACGCCCACGCCCTGGCCCGCTACGCCGCCCTGTGCCAGGAAGCCAACCTCGTGCCGATCGTCGAGCCGGAAGTGCTGATGGACGGCGCACACGATCTGGCCCGCTGTGAGGCGGTGACGCTCAACACGCTCAACACCCTCTACCGGGCACTGCACGCGCACCGCATTGCTCTGGAAGGCACGCTGCTCAAGCCGAATATGGTCCTCTCCGGCAACGACTGCCCCGTGCAGGCCGGCGTGGCTGAGGTGGCGGCAGCAACGGTGCGCACGCTGCGTGCTACCGTGCCGGCGGCTGTGCCGGGCATCGTGTTCCTGTCCGGCGGCCAAACCGCCGTCCGCGCCACCGAGCACCTGAACGCGATGAACCAGATGGGCCCTCATCCCTGGGAGCTCAGCTTTTCCTACGGCCGGGCCCTGCAGGATCCGCCACTCAACACCTGGAAGGGTGTGGCGGCCAATGTGCCGGCGGCCCAGAAGGCGTTCTTCCAGCGCAGCAAGCTCAACGGAGCAGCGCGTTACGGCAAGTACAGCGCGACGATGGAGTCGGCGGCCTGA
- a CDS encoding Soluble epoxide hydrolase: MHGFPEFSYGWRKQMPFFAAQGYYVWAPDSRGHNLSDKPRGAAAYTLDKLAADVVGLIDAAGVERADVVGHDWGGAVAWKLGADHADRLRKLVVLNAPYSGVMLRKLRQDPAQRKRSWYMFYFQLPWLPECTSRRNDWQMLTNMLRRSSLPGTFSDEEIAEYKRAWSLPGAYTGMLGWYRAMRYGMGRGKQEASGGPRTAPVQPPTLLLWGAQDRFLGRELAQESIAKCANGRLEFLEDATHWLHHERPEQVNQRILAFLTQPA; this comes from the coding sequence TTGCACGGCTTTCCCGAGTTCAGCTACGGCTGGCGCAAGCAAATGCCCTTCTTTGCGGCGCAGGGTTATTATGTCTGGGCACCGGATTCGCGCGGCCACAACCTCAGCGACAAACCGCGTGGTGCGGCCGCCTATACCCTGGACAAGCTGGCAGCGGACGTGGTCGGGTTGATCGATGCGGCCGGGGTGGAGCGGGCCGACGTAGTGGGGCACGACTGGGGCGGAGCGGTAGCCTGGAAGCTCGGGGCCGACCATGCCGATCGTTTGCGCAAGCTGGTGGTGCTCAACGCACCCTACTCTGGCGTTATGTTACGCAAGCTGCGTCAGGATCCAGCCCAGCGCAAGAGGTCCTGGTACATGTTCTACTTTCAACTGCCCTGGCTGCCCGAATGCACTTCGCGCCGCAACGACTGGCAGATGCTGACCAACATGCTGCGCCGCTCGAGTTTGCCTGGCACTTTCAGCGACGAGGAAATCGCCGAGTACAAGCGGGCCTGGTCCCTGCCCGGGGCCTACACCGGCATGCTGGGCTGGTACAGGGCGATGAGGTACGGCATGGGGCGTGGCAAGCAGGAGGCGTCGGGTGGACCCAGAACAGCGCCGGTGCAACCTCCGACTCTTCTGCTGTGGGGCGCGCAGGACCGCTTCCTGGGGCGTGAGCTGGCGCAGGAGAGTATCGCCAAGTGTGCCAACGGCCGGCTCGAGTTCCTCGAGGATGCG
- a CDS encoding ferredoxin produces the protein MGKRQIVKIDEELCNGCGACVTPCAEGAIQLVDGKARVISDNLCDGAGFCLGVCPTGALTLEEREAADFDEHAAEEQQKARGKKFIAQRCWRCGASEERSYLIPCRTNGESLWICTRCLPQLIHG, from the coding sequence ATGGGCAAGCGACAAATCGTGAAAATCGACGAGGAACTGTGCAACGGCTGCGGGGCCTGCGTGACCCCCTGTGCCGAGGGCGCTATCCAGCTCGTGGACGGCAAGGCCAGGGTCATCAGCGACAACCTGTGCGACGGCGCGGGATTCTGCCTGGGCGTGTGCCCGACCGGAGCGCTGACGCTGGAGGAGCGCGAGGCGGCCGACTTTGATGAGCACGCGGCCGAAGAGCAGCAAAAGGCGCGCGGAAAGAAGTTCATCGCCCAGCGCTGCTGGCGCTGCGGCGCCTCAGAGGAGCGGTCCTACTTGATCCCCTGCCGCACCAACGGCGAGAGCCTGTGGATCTGCACCCGCTGCCTGCCTCAGCTCATTCACGGCTAG
- the actP gene encoding Copper-transporting P-type ATPase, translated as MEKVKDLVCGMMIDPKTAAATSEYKGKTYYFCAKGCKIAFDKNPEKYVGAQGAKCDKGCCA; from the coding sequence ATGGAAAAGGTAAAGGATCTCGTCTGTGGCATGATGATCGACCCCAAGACCGCGGCGGCGACGTCCGAGTACAAGGGCAAGACCTATTACTTTTGCGCCAAGGGTTGCAAGATAGCCTTTGACAAGAACCCGGAAAAGTACGTCGGCGCACAGGGCGCCAAATGCGACAAGGGTTGTTGCGCCTAA